A part of Falco cherrug isolate bFalChe1 chromosome 16, bFalChe1.pri, whole genome shotgun sequence genomic DNA contains:
- the ELAPOR1 gene encoding endosome/lysosome-associated apoptosis and autophagy regulator 1 translates to MTGTGTAARWALLALSLAAAPPPGRTRERLHVCKESEYHYEYTACDSTGSRWRVAVPHVPGLCTGLPDPVRGTECSFSCKAGEFLDMKAQACKPCAEGTYSLGTGIRFDEWDEVPHGFANVATNLEVDDGFGDAVENCTASTWVPLGDYVASNTDECTATLMYAVNLKQSGTVSFEYIYPDSSIVFEFFVQNDQCQPMVEESRWMRTTEKGWEFHSVELSHGNNVLYWRTTAFSVWSKVPKPVLVRNIGITGVAYTSECFPCKPGTYAPTAGSSACQLCPADTFSSKGATACQPCEPSAYAEPGSASCKARPPCTDKDYFYTHTACNARGETQLMFKWAEPKICSEELPQAAKLPPSGVKTQCPPCNPGFAKSNGSACQPCPYGSYSNGSGCISCPAGTEPVLGLEYKWWNVLPPNMETTVLSGINFEYKGMAGWEVAGDYIYTAAGASDNDFMILTLVVPGFSPPSPVLEDAESKEVARITFVFETVCSVSCELYFMVGINSRTNTPVETWTGPKGKQSYTYVVEKNATMSFTWAFQRTPYHEAGRRYTSDVAKLYSINVTNVLGGVASFCRRCAPEPAGSCAPCPPGSAVDHGSGACRPCPAGTYLRGHPSDGTPACHPCGPGTHSNQLRSLCYNNCSFSLVLPGQILHYDFSALAASMAFASGPSFTAKGLKYFHHFNISLCGHQGRKMASCTDNVTDVRLPAGEGDPARVVRSHVCQAILVPPDVMGYKTAVSSQPVSLADRIVGVTAGSALDGITSPPEHFPPGHPDLPDIVFFYRSNDVTQPCSGGRATAIRLRCDPLRPGTGTLAVPSKCPEGTCDGCTFHFLWVTGEGCPRCSASHYRPIVGACLGGIQRTTYVWREPRLCHGGQSLPAQKVRGCRSVDFWLKVGISAGTCAAILLAALAAYFWKKNQKLEYKYSKLVMNAAAKESELPAPDSCAIMEGEDAEDDLVFATKKSLFGKIKSLTSKRMPDGFDSVPLKTSSGSTAMEL, encoded by the exons ATGACCGGTACCGGCACCGCGGCCCGGTGGGCGCTGCTGGCCTTGTCCCTGGCGGCCGCCCCGCCACCGGGCCGCACCAGGGAGCGGCTGCACGTCTGCAAGGAG tCCGAGTACCACTACGAGTACACGGCGTGTGACAGCACGGGCTCGCGGTGGCGGGTGGCCGTGCCACACGTGCCGGGACTCTGCACTGGCCTGCCGGACCCTGTCAGGGGCACCGAGTGCT CTTTCTCCTGCAAGGCGGGCGAGTTCCTGGACATGAAGGCGCAGGCGTGCAAGCCCTGCGCCGAGGGCACCTACTCGCTGGGCACCGGCATCCGCTTCGACGAGTGGGACGAGGTGCCCCATGGCTTTGCCAACGTTGCCACCAACCTGGAGGTCGACGATGGCTTCGGTGACGCGGTGGAGAACTGCACAGC GTCGACGTGGGTGCCGCTGGGGGACTACGTGGCCTCCAACACGGACGAGTGCACGGCCACCCTCATGTACGCCGTCAACCTCAAGCAGTCGGGCACTGTCTCCTTTGAGTACATCTACCCCGACAGCAGCATTGTCTTCGAGTTCTTT GTGCAAAACGACCAGTGCCAGCCCATGGTGGAGGAGTCGCGCTGGATGCGGACAACAGAGAAGGGCTGGGAGTTTCACAGC GTGGAGCTGAGCCATGGCAACAACGTGCTGTACTGGCGCACCACGGCTTTCTCTGTCTGGTCCAAGGTCCCCAAACCAGTGCTGGTGAGGAACATCGGCATCACAG GGGTGGCTTATACCTCCGAGTGCTTCCCCTGCAAACCTGGCACCTACGCGCCCACCGCCGGCTCCTCcgcctgccagctctgccccgCCGACACCTTTTCCAGCAAAGGGGCCACCGCCTGCCAGCCCTGCGAGCCCTCCGCCTACGCCG AGCCGGGCTCAGCATCCTGCAAAGCACGGCCGCCCTGCACTGACAAGGATTACTTCTACACCCACACCGCCTGCAATGCCCGCGGCGAG ACCCAGCTGATGTTCAAGTGGGCAGAACCGAAGATCTGCAGCGAGGAGCTCCCGCAGGCGGCCAAGCTGCCCCCGTCGGGGGTGAAAACCCAGTGCCCCCCCTGCAACCCCGGCTTTGCCAAAAGCAACGGCAGCGcctgccagccctgtccctACGGCTCCTACTCCAACGGCTCCG gctgcATCAGCTGCCCGGCGGGCACCGAGCCGGTGCTGGGCTTGGAGTACAAGTGGTGGAACGTGTTGCCCCCCAACATGGAGACCACCGTCCTCAGCGGCATCAACTTTGAGTACAAAGGGATGGCAG GCTGGGAGGTGGCCGGGGACTACATCTACACGGCGGCGGGAGCCTCTGATAATGACTTCATGATCCTCACGCTGGTGGTCCCCGGCTTCAG ccctcccagcccagtgctggaGGATGCGGAGAGCAAGGAGGTGGCCAGAATCACCTTCGTCTTCGAGACCGTCTGCAGCGTCAGCTGTGAGCTCTACTTCATGGTG GGCATCAACTCCCGCACCAACACGCCGGTGGAGACGTGGACAGGCCCCAAGGGGAAGCAGTCCTACACCTACGTGGTGGAGAAAAACGCCACCATGAGCTTCACATGGGCTTTCCAGCGCACCCCCTACCACGAGGCg GGCCGGCGGTACACCAGTGACGTGGCCAAGCTCTATTCCATCAACGTTACCAACGTGCTGGGAGGGGTGGCATCCTTCTGCCGGCGCTGCGCCCCCGAGCCGGCCGGATCCTGCGCCCCGTGTCCCCCCGGGAGCGCTGTGGACCACGGCTCGGGCGCCTGCCGGCCCTGCCCAGCCGGCACCTACCTGCGGGGTCACCCCTCAGATGGGACCCCCGCCTGCCACCCCTGTGGCCCCGGCACCCACAGCAACCAG CTCCGCTCCCTCTGCTATAACAACTGCAGCTTCTCCCTGGTGCTGCCAGGCCAGATCCTGCACTACGACTTCTCGGCGCTGGCCGCCAGCATGGCCTTTGCCAGCGGCCCCAGCTTCACCGCCAAGGGCCTCAAGTACTTCCACCACTTCAACATCAGCCTCTGCGGCCACCAG ggcaggaaGATGGCCTCCTGCACGGACAACGTGACGGACGTGCGGCTGCCGGCGGGTGAGGGGGACCCTGCCCGGGTGGTGAGGTCACACGTCTGCCAGGCCATCCTGGTGCCCCCCGACGTCATGGGCTACAAGACAGCTGTGTCCTCGCAGCCCGTCAGCCTGGCCGACCGCATCGTGG GTGTCACCGCTGGCTCCGCGCTGGATGGCATCACCTCCCCCCCTGAGCACTTCCCCCCCGGCCACCCCGACCTGCCCGACATCGTCTTCTTCTACAG GTCCAATGACGTGACACAGCCCTGCAGCGGGGGCCGTGCCACCGCCATCCGCCTGCGCTGCGACCCACTGCGCCCTGGCACCGGCACCCTGGCCGTGCCCAG CAAATGTCCCGAGGGCACCTGCGACGGCTGCACCTTCCACTTTCTGTGGGTGACGGGCGAGGGCTGCCCCCGCTGCTCCGCCAGCCACTACCGCCCCATCGTCGGCGCCTGCCTCGGTGGCATCCAG agaACCACGTACGTGTGGCGGGAGCCCCGGCTGTGCCATGGCGGGCAGAGCTTGCCGGCGCAGAAGGTGAGGGGCTGCCGGAGCGTGGATTTTTGGCTGAAGGTTGGGATCTCCGCCGGCACCTGCGCCGCCATCCTGCTGGCCGCCCTCGCCGCCTACTTCTGGAAGAAGAACCAAAA GCTGGAGTATAAATACTCCAAGCTGGTGATGAACGCAGCGGCCAAGGAGAGCGAGCTGCCGGCACCGGACAGCTGTGCCATCATGGAGGGGGAGGACGCCGAGGATGACCTGGTCTTTGCCACCAAGAAGTCGCTTTTTGGCAAAATCAAGTCCCTCACGTCCAAG AGGATGCCGGATGGTTTCGACTCCGTCCCGTTGAAGACATCATCCGGCAGCACCGCCATGGAGCTGTGA
- the SARS1 gene encoding serine--tRNA ligase, cytoplasmic, with protein sequence MVLDLDLFRADKGGDPAMVRDMQRKRFKDPALVDALVRADGAWRRCRFRADNLNKLKNLCSKTIGDKMKKKEPVGTDESVPENVQNLDELTADVLGALQVSQIKKVRLLIDEAILKCDAERVRLEAERFESLREIGNLLHPSVPISNDEDVDNKVERVWGDCSCRKKYSHVDLVVMVDGYEGEKGAIVAGSRGYFLKGPLVFLEQALIQYALQSLRAKGYTPVYTPFFMRKEVMQEVAQLSQFDEELYKVIGKGSEKADDSSIDEKYLIATSEQPIAALHRDEWLKPEDLPIKYAGLSTCFRQEVGSHGRDTRGIFRVHQFEKIEQFVYASPHDNKSWEMFEEMIATAEEFYQSLGIPYHIVNIVSGSLNHAASKKLDLEAWFPGSGAFRELVSCSNCTDYQARRLRIRYGQTKKMMDKVEFVHMLNATMCATTRTICAILENYQTEEGVRIPEKLQDFMPPDLRELIPFVKAAPIEQELSKKQKKQQEGGKKKPAGGSEQALEEQMQNMGVNSA encoded by the exons ATGGTGCTGGACCTGGACCTGTTCCGCGCCGACAAGGGCGGGGACCCCGCCATGGTGCGGGACATGCAGCGCAAACGCTTCAAGGACCCGGCGCTGGTGGACGCGCTGGTGCGGGCCGACGGCGCCTGGCGGAGGT GCAGGTTTCGTGCCGATAACTTGAACAAACTGAAGAACTTGTGCAGCAAAACAATTGGAGACAAGATGAAG aaaaaagagCCAGTGGGCACAGACGAGTCTGTACCAGAGAACGTGCAAAACCTCGACGAGCTCACAGCCGACGTCCTGGGG GCTTTGCAGGTGTCCCAGATAAAGAAAGTCCGTCTCCTCATTGACGAAGCCATCCTCAAATGCGATGCTGAGCGTGTGAGGCTGGAGGCAGAACGTTTCGAGAGCCTCCGGGAGATCGGGAACCTCCTCCACCCCTCGGTGCCCATAAGCAACGATGAG GACGTGGACAACAAGGTGGAGCGGGTCTGGGgtgactgcagctgcaggaagaagtATTCCCACGTGGACCTGGTGGTGATGGTGGATGGTTACGAGGGAGAGAAGGGGGCCATTGTCGCGGGCAGCCGGGGCTACTTCCTAAAG GGTCCCCTGGTGTTCCTGGAGCAGGCCCTGATCCAGTACGCCCTGCAGAGCCTCCGCGCCAAGGGCTACACTCCCGTCTACACCCCCTTCTTCATGCGGAAGGAGGTGATGCAGGAGGTGGCCCAGCTCAGCCAGTTTGACGAGGAGCTCTACAAG GTGATCGGCAAAGGCAGCGAGAAAGCTGACGACAGTTCCATCGACGAGAAGTACCTGATCGCCACCTCGGAGCAGCCCATTGCCGCCCTGCACCGCGACGAGTGGCTGAAGCCGGAGGATCTGCCCATCAAGTACGCGGGGCTGTCGACCTGCTTCCGTCAGGAGGTGGGCTCGCACGGCCGCGACACCCGCGGCATCTTCCGTGTCCACCAGTTCGAGAAG ATCGAGCAGTTCGTCTACGCCTCGCCCCACGACAACAAGTCGTGGGAGATGTTTGAGGAGATGATAGCCACGGCGGAGGAGTTCTACCAGTCCCTGGGCATCCCCTACCACATCGTCAACATCGTCTCGG GCTCCCTCAACCATGCTGCCAGTAAGAAGCTGGACCTGGAGGCCTGGTTCCCTGGTTCTGGCGCTTTCCGCGAGCTTGTGTCCTGCTCCAACTGCACTGACTACCAGGCACGCCGCCTGCGCATCCGCTACGGGCAGACCAAGAAGATGATGGACAAG GTGGAGTTCGTGCACATGCTGAACGCCACGATGTGTGCCACCACCCGCACCATCTGCGCCATCCTGGAGAACTACCAGACGGAGGAGGGCGTCCGCATCCCGGAGAAGCTCCAAGACTTCATGCCCCCAG ACCTCCGGGAGCTGATCCCCTTCGTGAAGGCGGCGCCCATCGAGCAGGAGCTCTCcaagaagcaaaagaagcagcaggaggggggCAAGAAGAAGCCGGCGGGGGGAAGCGAGCAGGCGCTGGAGGAGCAGATGCAGAACATGGGGGTCAACAGCGCCTGA